In Allorhodopirellula heiligendammensis, one DNA window encodes the following:
- a CDS encoding sulfatase family protein, whose translation MMQSTTTFRVCLVIGLSLATVSNAAAKVERPNIIVFYTDDHGYADMSCQGVIDDISTPNVDALARTGVLARHGYSTAPQCVPSRAGLLVGKFQSKFGVESNGHSLAGFDRELTIAERLQKAGYITAQFGKWHLGPGSQIVEHGFKHVFNQNSGGPFVANINLDGSDRELSTQRQQMYHIDACSQAAASLIERYRDHPFFLYVAYRAPHVPLDAPQQYLDRFPGEMPERRRQALAMLSAVDDGVGLITRTLAQHRLRENTLIFYIGDNGAPLKIHKLDAPGGGPGWDGSLNDPLNGEKGMLSEGGMHVPFVACWPGTIPAGLVFEHPVSALDVAATSAELAMLESKPEDFDGVNLIPYFTGARKEAPHEFLAWRWSAQSAIREGDWKLLRGGDREYLYNLKSDLEEQHNLADEHPEIADRLREKLSHWASKLDPPGLANGDMSKAATDYFDFYLDGKPASPAPKKFLPNSDSAESKSEMQNLASPWTIRGGKMTVTREGLRLEPHRPDAPQAPFITRNGLNLAGPVSVRMVVKTTASGALGVSWRTSMDESFVEGNRVNFAAEKSDQWQTIETRIPIELKVIHVRIHLPPGTTSVKSVELIPTTGPAITLIK comes from the coding sequence ATGATGCAATCGACAACGACATTCAGAGTATGCCTGGTTATCGGCCTCTCGCTGGCGACGGTTTCTAACGCTGCAGCCAAGGTTGAGCGGCCAAACATTATCGTGTTTTACACTGATGACCACGGCTACGCGGATATGTCCTGCCAAGGAGTGATTGATGACATCAGTACACCCAACGTCGACGCCTTGGCAAGAACCGGTGTGCTCGCGCGGCATGGCTATAGCACCGCGCCGCAATGTGTGCCGTCCAGAGCAGGATTGTTAGTTGGTAAGTTTCAATCCAAGTTCGGCGTTGAGTCCAACGGCCACTCGCTTGCGGGTTTTGATCGCGAACTGACAATCGCTGAACGTCTGCAGAAAGCGGGATACATCACCGCTCAATTTGGAAAGTGGCACCTTGGCCCAGGGTCGCAAATTGTCGAACACGGGTTCAAGCATGTTTTCAACCAGAACTCTGGCGGGCCCTTCGTCGCCAACATCAATCTTGATGGTAGCGATCGAGAACTGTCGACTCAGCGGCAACAGATGTACCACATTGATGCATGTAGCCAAGCCGCTGCTTCGCTCATCGAGCGTTATCGGGATCATCCATTTTTCCTATACGTCGCGTACCGCGCGCCACACGTGCCCTTGGACGCCCCGCAACAGTATCTCGATCGATTTCCCGGCGAAATGCCTGAACGGCGACGGCAAGCACTCGCCATGTTGTCAGCCGTCGATGATGGGGTCGGATTGATCACTCGCACGCTGGCCCAACACCGCTTGAGAGAAAATACATTGATCTTCTACATCGGTGATAACGGGGCGCCGTTGAAAATTCATAAACTTGACGCCCCCGGAGGCGGCCCCGGTTGGGATGGATCTCTGAATGATCCACTCAACGGCGAAAAAGGCATGCTCTCTGAAGGCGGCATGCATGTCCCGTTCGTCGCCTGCTGGCCGGGAACGATTCCAGCCGGACTCGTATTCGAACACCCGGTGAGCGCGCTCGATGTCGCTGCGACCTCCGCTGAGCTCGCCATGCTCGAGTCAAAGCCAGAGGACTTCGACGGAGTTAATTTAATTCCGTACTTTACCGGTGCAAGGAAGGAAGCCCCCCATGAGTTTCTCGCTTGGCGTTGGTCTGCCCAGTCGGCGATTCGTGAGGGTGACTGGAAGCTGCTCCGCGGCGGCGATCGAGAGTATCTGTACAACTTAAAAAGTGACCTCGAAGAGCAACATAATTTGGCGGATGAACATCCCGAAATTGCTGATCGGCTGCGGGAGAAGCTATCGCATTGGGCCAGTAAACTTGATCCGCCCGGGCTGGCAAACGGTGACATGTCCAAGGCTGCAACTGACTATTTCGATTTCTATCTCGACGGCAAACCGGCATCACCTGCACCAAAGAAGTTCCTGCCGAACTCCGATTCGGCGGAGTCCAAGTCTGAGATGCAGAATCTCGCATCTCCGTGGACCATTCGAGGCGGCAAAATGACAGTCACTAGAGAAGGATTGCGATTAGAACCCCACAGACCCGATGCGCCACAAGCACCGTTCATTACCAGAAACGGCTTAAACTTGGCCGGCCCTGTTTCCGTCCGAATGGTTGTCAAGACGACAGCGTCAGGGGCACTCGGTGTCTCCTGGCGAACCTCCATGGACGAGAGTTTCGTCGAAGGCAATCGAGTCAACTTCGCCGCAGAGAAATCGGACCAGTGGCAAACCATCGAGACACGCATCCCCATTGAGTTAAAAGTCATCCACGTCCGTATTCACCTTCCGCCTGGAACGACCTCGGTCAAGTCCGTCGAACTGATTCCGACCACCGGTCCGGCCATAACGCTGATAAAGTAG
- a CDS encoding heavy metal translocating P-type ATPase → MTPTQSPAITPTRISRPCIHCGEPTDSYPDQPSEEIFCCNGCRGAYELIHGWGLESYYGLRDQLGRGTATRVNEKSHRYDRFDSEEFLGTSTPRRTDDGLLCSELAVHGLHCAACAWLIENAARHTPGWNAARVKMSDHTVRVVYDPATTALSQIARLLDRLGYELAPLSPERDSHFQNENRRHLIRIAVAGFCAANAMWIAVALYAGDLQSVAVEHRSFLALTGTLLGVASVLFPGRTFFVGAFASLKSRVPHMDLPVALGLAVGTVAGVVNVIVGGNQLYFDSLAVLVFLLLIGRWIQFHQQHRAAKAVDLLLRITPRHAARVNSDGTIDTVLVDILKSGDCVRVDAGESIPVDGEVVHGESLLDRSLLTGESVPVEICEGGEVSAGTLNLQRPLDICVHSTGRESRIGRVMQSVEEAMSDKIPIVQFADSIGGVFVVAVTLLAIVTFLWWLPQGWAMAASNATALLIVACPCALALATPLAIAVSLGRAAKHRVLIRDGTTLQQLARGGRIWFDKTGTLTTGQPDAWVVWGASDVIAAAAAVEQHCRHPVAAALVRLARRTGVHTLPDAQLDAVYRQGVLGHADESEILVGSPSFLRNQGFGLGQVVLDAIGDCTGQAASPIVIARDGIVEAVVAISDAIKPEAAETLTRLRQRGWEVGILSGDHPEIVNHVADLLGVDRELTFGGLSPEEKLAAVRGDKRFTTADVPTTVMVGDGANDAAALAAADVGIAVRGGVEVSLQAAPVFIADDHLHRVDDLIDASRRTDWLIRTALAVSLLYNLVAVALAMSGKISPLVAAILMPLSSVSVLAVTLMWPTYPSQSLPAPRESLR, encoded by the coding sequence ATGACGCCAACTCAATCTCCTGCCATTACACCAACGCGCATTTCGCGGCCCTGTATCCATTGCGGTGAACCAACCGATAGCTACCCTGACCAACCGTCCGAAGAGATATTCTGCTGCAACGGCTGTCGCGGTGCCTATGAGCTGATTCATGGTTGGGGCTTGGAGTCCTATTACGGACTGCGTGATCAGCTTGGACGTGGAACGGCGACGCGCGTTAATGAAAAATCGCACCGCTATGATCGGTTTGATAGCGAGGAGTTTCTTGGTACTTCCACGCCGCGACGCACTGACGACGGTTTGCTGTGCAGCGAGCTTGCAGTGCATGGCCTGCACTGTGCCGCGTGTGCATGGTTGATCGAGAATGCGGCACGACACACCCCGGGTTGGAATGCGGCGCGAGTCAAGATGAGCGATCATACGGTAAGAGTTGTGTACGACCCAGCCACAACTGCGCTGAGTCAGATTGCTCGTTTGCTCGACCGACTAGGCTACGAGCTTGCACCACTCTCACCAGAGCGCGATTCTCACTTTCAGAATGAGAACCGACGTCATTTGATTCGCATTGCGGTCGCGGGGTTCTGTGCAGCCAACGCGATGTGGATCGCGGTGGCACTCTACGCAGGAGATCTGCAAAGTGTTGCGGTCGAGCATCGCTCTTTTCTAGCGTTGACCGGTACCCTGTTAGGCGTCGCATCGGTGCTGTTCCCAGGACGAACGTTTTTCGTCGGTGCTTTTGCATCGCTGAAGTCACGCGTGCCGCATATGGACCTCCCGGTTGCTCTCGGTTTGGCGGTTGGTACGGTGGCAGGAGTTGTCAATGTGATTGTGGGCGGTAATCAATTGTATTTTGATTCGCTCGCGGTGCTCGTGTTCCTACTGTTGATTGGTCGTTGGATTCAGTTTCATCAACAGCATCGGGCCGCCAAGGCTGTCGATCTGTTACTTCGTATCACGCCTCGACATGCCGCTCGCGTGAATTCCGACGGCACAATCGATACGGTATTGGTGGATATTTTGAAGAGTGGCGATTGTGTTCGTGTGGATGCGGGCGAAAGCATCCCTGTCGATGGCGAAGTTGTCCACGGCGAATCCCTACTCGATCGGTCCCTGTTAACCGGTGAAAGTGTTCCGGTTGAAATTTGCGAAGGTGGTGAGGTTTCTGCCGGTACGCTGAACCTGCAGCGGCCCCTTGATATTTGCGTACACTCAACTGGCCGCGAAAGTCGCATCGGTCGTGTGATGCAATCGGTCGAGGAAGCCATGAGTGACAAAATTCCGATCGTGCAGTTTGCGGATTCGATCGGGGGCGTGTTTGTCGTGGCAGTGACGCTGCTGGCCATTGTCACGTTTCTGTGGTGGCTACCGCAGGGGTGGGCGATGGCTGCATCCAATGCGACGGCGTTGTTGATCGTGGCGTGCCCCTGTGCATTGGCGTTGGCCACTCCACTGGCGATTGCGGTTTCTCTCGGCCGTGCCGCCAAACACCGCGTGTTGATTCGCGACGGCACCACCCTGCAACAACTCGCGCGAGGCGGACGTATCTGGTTTGATAAGACGGGAACGCTGACGACGGGACAGCCCGATGCGTGGGTTGTATGGGGAGCGTCCGACGTGATCGCTGCCGCTGCAGCGGTGGAACAGCATTGCCGGCATCCAGTTGCTGCCGCACTGGTCCGGCTAGCACGCCGCACCGGCGTCCACACGCTACCTGACGCCCAACTCGATGCGGTGTATCGCCAAGGAGTGTTGGGGCACGCTGACGAGAGTGAAATTCTGGTCGGTAGCCCATCGTTTTTACGAAACCAAGGGTTCGGATTGGGCCAGGTTGTCTTGGACGCGATCGGTGATTGTACCGGACAGGCGGCCAGCCCGATTGTCATTGCCCGTGACGGCATCGTGGAGGCCGTGGTTGCGATCTCGGATGCAATCAAACCGGAAGCCGCTGAGACCCTGACACGATTGCGGCAACGTGGCTGGGAGGTTGGTATCCTCTCTGGCGATCATCCCGAAATCGTTAATCATGTCGCTGATCTCCTCGGGGTAGACCGAGAACTCACCTTTGGCGGCCTCAGTCCTGAGGAAAAACTAGCTGCGGTGCGGGGCGACAAGCGGTTTACGACTGCGGACGTGCCAACAACCGTCATGGTTGGCGATGGGGCAAACGATGCCGCTGCCCTGGCAGCCGCAGACGTGGGGATTGCCGTCCGCGGGGGCGTGGAGGTGAGCCTGCAGGCCGCCCCTGTCTTCATTGCCGACGATCACCTCCACCGGGTGGATGATCTCATTGACGCCTCGAGGCGTACGGACTGGCTAATTCGGACTGCCCTCGCCGTTTCCCTGCTGTATAATCTAGTCGCCGTCGCATTGGCAATGAGCGGCAAAATCAGTCCGCTCGTCGCCGCAATCCTAATGCCTCTGAGCAGCGTCAGTGTCCTGGCGGTAACATTGATGTGGCCCACCTACCCGTCCCAATCACTTCCAGCCCCTCGGGAATCATTGCGGTGA
- a CDS encoding sulfite exporter TauE/SafE family protein, with the protein MLVLVTAVVTASLLGSMHCVGMCGPLAIWASGAGESASRRRIVWSTSLYHFGRLTTYVIAGLIAGGIGSLVDIGGQTFGFQLAAARVVGMLMVLIGAWRLMGLAWAMRGAGRMASAPSRVGGLLVKLRPYVFQLPASARALAVGMLTTLLPCGWLYLFALIAAGTGSVLMGGVTMAAFWVGTVPALTALIAGTQTLSREFVKVVPVVTAILLIVAGGFTATGRGFAGLNSMSDLGGGGSLDLMGDRNGQIPTEFCNGGVGQREPGSLPFAVDQRSAPPAGTSTSD; encoded by the coding sequence ATGCTTGTGCTCGTCACCGCCGTCGTCACCGCCAGTCTCTTAGGCAGTATGCACTGTGTGGGGATGTGTGGTCCGCTGGCGATCTGGGCCAGCGGTGCGGGCGAAAGTGCGTCTCGACGGCGAATCGTTTGGTCAACGTCGCTCTACCACTTCGGCCGCTTAACCACTTACGTGATCGCGGGTTTGATTGCCGGTGGGATCGGTAGCCTCGTTGATATCGGTGGCCAAACATTCGGGTTTCAATTAGCTGCCGCCCGCGTGGTCGGCATGCTGATGGTATTGATCGGGGCTTGGCGACTCATGGGATTGGCGTGGGCGATGCGAGGCGCGGGGAGAATGGCATCGGCGCCAAGTCGAGTTGGTGGATTGCTCGTTAAGTTGCGGCCCTATGTATTTCAGTTGCCGGCCAGTGCTCGAGCGTTGGCGGTGGGTATGCTGACAACGCTGTTACCCTGTGGTTGGTTGTACCTATTCGCGTTGATTGCCGCGGGGACAGGTAGCGTTCTGATGGGTGGTGTCACCATGGCGGCGTTCTGGGTAGGAACAGTGCCTGCACTGACCGCGTTAATTGCAGGAACACAAACGCTCTCACGCGAGTTCGTGAAAGTCGTGCCTGTCGTTACGGCCATTTTATTGATTGTCGCTGGCGGGTTCACAGCAACCGGACGGGGTTTCGCTGGCCTGAATTCGATGTCGGATCTAGGTGGGGGCGGTTCCCTCGATCTCATGGGCGATCGAAATGGTCAAATACCCACGGAATTCTGTAATGGCGGCGTGGGGCAGCGGGAACCGGGATCGCTCCCGTTCGCAGTCGATCAGCGGAGCGCTCCGCCGGCGGGTACCAGCACATCAGACTGA
- a CDS encoding nucleoside deaminase, which yields MIRDHTLHLNAVDTQQLTRWMKSALAAGVQAGENPFGAAIFAVDGTQVVAANNTVNSTNNPAAHAEVNAIADASRSLGRSDLGGYWLLATAEPCPMCLSAAVIAGIRNIAFGANQVVVNEAGYGGLGICSRELANQFNCEIVLRGSILGNDCVRFLLNNRKPN from the coding sequence CGCTCCACCTGAATGCAGTCGACACCCAGCAGTTAACCCGTTGGATGAAAAGTGCGTTGGCGGCGGGCGTGCAGGCAGGGGAGAATCCATTCGGGGCGGCTATTTTCGCGGTCGACGGCACGCAGGTCGTTGCCGCTAATAATACTGTGAATTCGACGAATAATCCTGCGGCACACGCAGAGGTGAATGCGATTGCCGATGCCAGTCGTTCACTCGGGAGATCCGACCTGGGTGGATATTGGTTGCTAGCGACTGCGGAGCCTTGTCCGATGTGTCTTTCCGCTGCCGTGATTGCGGGAATTCGAAACATCGCCTTTGGTGCCAATCAAGTCGTTGTCAACGAAGCGGGCTATGGTGGATTGGGAATTTGCAGCCGAGAACTCGCTAACCAATTTAATTGTGAGATAGTGCTGCGAGGCTCAATTTTGGGTAACGATTGCGTGCGGTTCTTGCTCAACAATCGAAAGCCCAACTGA
- the ccoS gene encoding cbb3-type cytochrome oxidase assembly protein CcoS produces the protein MSVLYVALPLALLLGGGGLLACVLCIRSGQYDDLDTPAVRMLIDDEDAKR, from the coding sequence GTGAGCGTTCTGTATGTCGCACTTCCACTCGCATTACTCCTTGGCGGCGGCGGATTGCTCGCCTGTGTGTTGTGCATTCGTAGCGGTCAATATGACGATCTTGATACTCCCGCAGTGCGGATGCTAATCGATGACGAGGACGCCAAACGCTAA
- a CDS encoding HAD family hydrolase, translated as MHSSTQYGRGQGDEYLNEYTDLQWWDDDLADRFDGLIFDCDGTLSDSMPLHYVAWRDTMSQRGVEFTEERFYSMGGMPTEKIISLLCDEQGVRVDIDATATAKENAFETLMDELQPLEIVCEVAARHRGRLAMAVASGGIRPIVSRQLQQLGIADWFTAVVTSEDTVGHKPEPDAFLRAAELLDVSPARCLVFEDSPLGFEAAVRAGMEFVDVRTKIVR; from the coding sequence ATGCACTCGTCAACACAATATGGCCGCGGCCAGGGAGATGAATACTTGAACGAATACACCGATTTGCAGTGGTGGGATGACGATCTTGCCGACCGTTTCGACGGTTTAATTTTCGATTGCGACGGCACTCTCTCTGATTCCATGCCTCTGCACTATGTCGCGTGGCGGGATACGATGTCGCAACGTGGGGTCGAGTTCACCGAAGAGCGGTTCTACTCGATGGGCGGTATGCCCACGGAAAAAATCATTTCGCTCTTGTGCGATGAACAGGGCGTCCGTGTCGATATCGACGCGACTGCAACGGCAAAGGAAAATGCCTTTGAGACATTGATGGATGAGTTGCAACCGCTCGAAATCGTTTGTGAAGTTGCGGCACGACATCGCGGGCGACTGGCGATGGCTGTCGCCAGTGGTGGTATTCGTCCCATCGTCTCACGGCAGTTGCAGCAACTTGGGATCGCCGATTGGTTTACTGCGGTTGTCACGAGTGAGGACACGGTTGGCCATAAGCCTGAGCCGGATGCGTTTTTGCGGGCTGCTGAGCTGCTCGACGTGTCGCCAGCACGCTGTCTCGTGTTCGAAGATTCACCTTTAGGATTCGAGGCCGCTGTCCGGGCGGGGATGGAGTTTGTCGACGTGCGTACCAAAATTGTGCGGTAG
- a CDS encoding alpha/beta hydrolase, whose translation MAIAANAAEPQLLWPDGAPGERGDIGEEHDTTSAEETTNRVIRLGNVSEPTMTLYRASDNSETAATVIVCPGGGYHILAMDLEGTEVCEWLNSIGVNAVLLKYRVPRREGLPAHAAPLQDLQRALGLVRAQADSWNLDPQRIGVLGFSAGGHLSAAASTQFDKRTYEPIDDADRVSCRPDFVILIYPAYLAQKQALELPPELKVTEKTPPTFLFQTEDDGTHVEGTLMYYLALKRAQVPAEMHLFPSGGHGYGLRGSERAPESWPQYAEAWMRDLGVLN comes from the coding sequence ATGGCGATCGCTGCAAATGCAGCGGAACCCCAATTGCTGTGGCCCGATGGGGCCCCAGGAGAACGAGGTGATATTGGTGAAGAACACGATACGACGAGCGCCGAGGAAACGACCAATCGCGTCATCCGGCTGGGAAATGTCTCCGAACCAACAATGACGCTGTATCGTGCCTCCGACAACTCCGAGACAGCGGCGACTGTAATTGTATGCCCCGGCGGCGGCTATCACATTCTCGCAATGGATTTGGAGGGCACCGAAGTCTGTGAATGGCTCAACTCGATTGGCGTCAACGCGGTGTTGCTGAAGTATCGTGTGCCACGGCGTGAAGGCTTGCCTGCTCACGCGGCACCTCTGCAGGACCTGCAGCGCGCCTTGGGATTGGTTCGTGCTCAGGCGGATTCATGGAATCTCGATCCGCAGCGGATTGGTGTGCTGGGTTTTTCAGCAGGGGGCCACCTGTCGGCGGCTGCGAGCACCCAATTCGACAAGCGGACCTATGAGCCAATCGATGACGCCGACCGAGTGAGTTGCCGGCCCGATTTTGTGATTTTGATTTATCCTGCGTATTTGGCCCAGAAGCAAGCGCTGGAGTTGCCGCCAGAGCTGAAGGTCACCGAAAAAACGCCCCCCACGTTCTTGTTCCAGACCGAGGATGATGGCACCCACGTCGAGGGAACTTTGATGTATTACCTTGCTTTGAAACGCGCCCAGGTCCCCGCAGAAATGCATCTATTTCCCAGTGGTGGCCACGGCTACGGACTACGGGGATCTGAGCGAGCTCCCGAGTCATGGCCGCAGTACGCCGAGGCTTGGATGCGAGATTTAGGCGTTCTGAACTAA